TATCTCTCTGTGTTTATTAAAGGTTCTTGGTTATTTGTTCTCTCAGCGTCACACATTTCTCTTTTGGAAATGCTACATGCTCGCTGTGACGGGGATTGACATGTaaatcataaatattacacTTCTAAAAACTGGGCAGGTTCCTTAAAAGTGAACTTTGTTTGTGCTTCTCCTATAATGCAGAAGAAGAatcagtcatttattaatttcctTGAATCtctttggtcaaaaatgaccatgttgtttaaaaaaagcaaaacaacaacaacaaaaaacacgtTTTAGAATATCTTGTGTGTGGAAAAAGTACACACACTAGgactgggcgatatatcgcatgtgattgtcacgcgcatttcgtcagtaaagccggttccctgattgccgctaaatcgccatcacctgctttcaaatggagcagcatttaatagacagaaccgtagttcactgacaagcgacgcaatatcgcgttcatatcgcagatgaatcgccttcgataatgaacgcgatattgcatagcatgtcagtgatctacggctctatctattaaatgccgctccatttgaaagcaggtgatggcgatttagcggcaatcagggaaccggctttactgacgaaatgtgcgtgacaatcgcatgcgatatattgcccagccctaacacacacacacataacttTTTAATTATGTTGTGGTTATGATAGAAAAGCTGCATTTGTTGGCAAAATAGTAATATAGTGTTATACAAGCTGTGTTTGGAATAAAAATTACACTAGCAACttcaaattaaaacaaaagttgGCCATGTCAGGATTTATCAGTTCCAAGCTTGACATTTTACTGAAATATTGAAGTCTTATCACAACATACATTTAACAATGCCATTTTATATCAACATTTTTGACACCATAGAAACTTCATAATTCTTtcatacagtttttctcagtcgctttggtgcatttctcacatcactatttacatttgcacaacagttagttcaacctccacaacatttagtcatttgtgcacatcatagtagcagtttctcattccttcgaacaaattgcaaatgcttttggacatgcatcaattgctttcatacttTTCATAACTATACTtatgaatgctgaatagtcattccatataaaactaatagtcctcatttcattgcttgagtcattacatacaaaaatgttgaactagttgtcaaaatctgtcaagcaaattttacacttttttttaaatcttttttttttttttcctgaaaatgtctcctaaattgaacatATTCTCTCAGGTGAATCTCAgctttcactgatgagaaggggtgtgtgaagcattagttgcaaccaatgataagccacttctctacaatcactgtcagagctgaATCCCTTAAACCCCCATTTACAAGCATACTGTATATGAACCAAGAGCAGGACATAGTGcgtaccatttctacaatactaTGACACAGAAATGAAAGGTCGCTGTGATGTAGATGAACTTATGTGGCCAGACAGAGaggaacgtctggatgtgcatgAATGATTACAGTACTATATATGTTGTATGTTCAGTTCCaatatgtactgcaatattgtttacagttgtgcacagctctacccaaagggagtttatgtttgttgtaaataagggtgtatttttttcttttgcacaatgctgtgatcaaattagaattgcaaagagcatatgcagtaaaaatgtgaaacatacattcagtgtcttgtactcagttacctcactaaatacagtaatgtgtaactttactgcTTTTaaggaatgacctatccattttgagcaagtgacacgcttttgcaggttatcaactaggttttgcagtttgtactaattgttttgagaactgcattaactgttgtgcaaatgtaaaaagtgatgtgagaaatgcaccaaagtgactgagaaaaactgtaatatcaaAAGAGCCTAAAATTGACAAATGGTCCACAGCGATTTTGAATACTTGCaaaaatgggcattttgacacatACAAataagtatatttaaccgttcAAGGCCAATAAATGGGCAAATATAACTCTTTTCTAAACTCACACACTCTGAGCAGTGGATGTGTTTGTATCTCTCAGACAGCATTCAGAAAAATGGAGATATATACTGTCTGTCTCTGCAGACTGTGATTCAAAGGCTTAAAATCACTTGTTTTAAACCACGATGCTTAAAAACGCATGCAAATGGATAAAAATGAATCGAGAACGGTGAATTTCGCCGAAAGGTGACAAGTTTGCGTCCCTGTTTACACTACTGTATATAAGCTAATTGTGACCCATTTAATATGGCTGATTTCTGTCCACAGGAAAACACTCTCTAAAATATTTCTACACTTCCGTGTCTGGAGACAACAATTTCACTGCAACTGGTCTGGTCGATGACATTCAGTTTATGTACTTTGACATCAACACAAAGAAAGCTTCACCAAAAACAGAATGGGTGAGAGAGATTGAAGAATCAGATTACTGGGACAGTCAGACACATTCATTGATTGAACAACATCACTGGATTTTAAACAACATCTGGACAGAGTCAGCAGGTACGCTGGACACACAAGTACATTCACACATAATATCTGGCTTCTGATTACATGACCcagaatgaataataaaatgaaaaatcaggAATTTAGCGCatgttgttgaataaaatgttacatttacacGTGTGGATAATATATGTGGATGTCGCCTTTCACCTCAGATAACGATTGCAagtttcttttagagctgcttgtgtaacccctcctgttcgaaccacCCGCTCTAATCGGGACTCAAACCCGGGTCTCTGGCATTGGAGTTGGGTAatgttagggacaggtttggtggtaggGTGGGTTTTATTCTGGGTTAGAGATCGCAAACCAAAACTAGACCAATCAGCTCTGAGCAAAGTGATATATATCTGACCCAATAAAGCCACTCCCCCTGTATCTCTCACTTTAAACTGCAGCAGTGTTTATTCCTGccttgtaaatgtgttttatttcattatattttttcataacAATCTCTTCATCAATCAAACGAAGTGAATCAAACTGATGCTTTTCCATGTTccgtgtgattggctgtttgcctCACAAACTCTGGATCAAACCTGAGTCGAGAACATTTATACCGAGCGTGGTTCAACAGCTGATCCTGATCTAAACCGGATTGAGTTTGTCTAGTTCTGTCAACTCTAAACCTACTCTGAAACTCaagagtttgttcaactagtTTCATTCAACAGGCCTCAGAAGAATGAATGATATATCACACTCGCTCaggcaatctctctctctctctcataataaTCTACTCTACACAATACAATAagcttcaatgaagcgactcaacgttccttcgttactaatTTTGAAGTgatgttttagaattagtaacagaggtttgggctcaactgttaaactgtcaacttgagatttgaatccatggTGGAAGGAAATGGTtcctcacaaaagagggtttttaaagacaatccgttgttatttctcatttatttacacactcatgCCGTCAAACTGTTGCATATGTTAACTGTTGTAATTTTGTTCATATCATATCTCCTCAGGTGAGCACACATACCAGATAACTTACGGCTGTGAATGGAAGGATGAAACTGGGAAAACAAATGCGTTCCATCAGTATGGATACGATGGAGAGGATTTTCTGTTTCTGGATTTGAAGAGGGATGAATGGATATCTCCAATGAAGCAAGGATTCAAGACTCAAGAGAGGTGTAACAATGAAACCATCCGTCTTGTGCACTGGAAATACTACCTTGAAATTGACTGTATTGAGACTTTGAAAAAGCTCCTGACGATTGGGAAGAGCAGCCTGGAGAAAACAGGTAcatgattattatcagttaGTGCATAAAAATGACACTTAAAATTCAGTCAGAGCTAtagaaatgtatatttataagtATATCATGATGATACATGAAACTCCCCAGAAAGTAACATGCAAAAGCTGTAACTGGTGcaatgctatattttttaacattttaggtactaatatgtatCTTTTAATGTACCAGTATGGACCTTTTAGTTGTACCTTTTGAACAGGTACTGCTCCAGTGACATCTTTTGTACCTTCATTTTTTTAGTATAGAATATAGAATATGAATTTTACAAAATTAACAATAATGTGTTAATCTTTAAAATGAAGTGGTgtataaacacaaacttttaagatgttttttttctttccagaCTTTAAAGACCAATCTGGATATGCAAAAAATAACCTTACAGTCTCTCTCTTTGTGTCTCTCTCAGTCTCTCCTCAGGTGTCTCTGTTACAGAAGAACTCCTCCTCTCCAGTGTTGTGTCACGTCACACACTTTTATCCCAGTGATATTACAATCACCTGGATGAGAAACGGACAAGAGCTTTATAAGAATGTGAAGGTTGGGAAAGTTCTTCCCAATGAGGACAGCACCTTCCAGAAGACTGTGATCCTCCAGACTGAAGCTGATGAGTGGAGGAAGAATGAGTTCAGCTGTGTGGTGAAACACCAGAGCAAAACCTTCAGAAAGACTCTGACAGAGAAGGAAATCAGGACTAATTATGGTAAGAGACTTTTAGTAGAAGCCAATGAATGTTTACTCAAACCACTGTCAGAGAGACCAGAAGATACCAATGAATCGCTGtgttccttacatattattattatttatttatttattgtacatCACTTTGGTCAGCCtcagttgtttttaaatgtgctttataaataaacattgtaCTATATAATTAGCTCTTGTATCTTCAGTCAAGAAGGTGTCAACCACCTGTTAACATTGAATCTTTCAGCAAtctgatgtattttttttctataaacagAAACATCTGCTCTGGTTGGCATAATTGTTGCTTTTGTTTCTGTGGTGATTGAGTCACTGTTGCTGTCAATGTTGCTGTCGGTTTTTCTGTTGATTACTGCTGTCCTCCAGCTTTTGGTATATCAGTGGATATTGAATTCAGGTGAGAAACAGTAATGTTTCATGATTATTATCTTGGTACTGATAGTCATATTATGTAGTAGTATTTGAAATAGTAGGTCAGAAGTTCTCAAAACctcctttttttaatagttcataaatcctctcctaCATAAATTGTCCCTTAAAGGAGATTAGGAGACTAACTGCAGAACCGTAGAACCATATGTCATGACAGTCTGAGGCCGACAGCGGCAGACTAACAGCCTGAATGTTGGTATGCTGcctgttattaattttttaaattaaaaaataataattatctgttttatgtgtagcgttattggataatttatttcttcttgtatctatctgtctatactTCACAACTTTATGAAATTTATGTATAATCATTAAAATCAAATTCTAACACAACTGagctaaaaagaaagaaattatgttaaatattgaaaccgccagtaggCGGCAGCGATTTGCTTTTTTATTGAGTGAGTCGCTTAAATCGTTCATTCAGACAATTCGTTCAAAAGTCAGATTAATttaggaagaaaacaaacaccgatgtgaatacttttgtcatTGAAAATTACAGACACTATtgaaaaatgaactaaaaataCAGATGGCTGTTTTGGTAACTGGTTACAGTAGCAATTTAGCCATAACTGTCAGTGTAATGGATTAGCTAGCTAAAAATATATGTGGAGTGTATTACACAACATTCTCATATCTCCTTCTTAGtacatgctttattctttttaacgtCCCTCTTTGACCAGCAGTTTAATATAGTTGGCTGGGCAGCAGTTCTCTTCATTTTTGGTGCTACCCGTGCTCTCCCATTCAAACAGTACAGCACAAagatatataaatgtgtgtattaaaccccttttaaatatttttaaagttaaaagttCATCAACTTGTTTTGTCTTAAATGATTAACTGAATAAAAATTGAACACAAAGCTTAAACactaaaaatgacaaacatATATTACAAACAACatcaaataatatttatttgacaTACAATGTATATTTTACTCAAGCATTTCAGAATtaaccattttttttcattgtacaTAATACACATACACAGTTGTATACTAGATTACATCAAATCAAGACACATCAAACCCAAAAACATAATACAaagttatttcattttaataaaaatgaacttttcccCCTAAGTAGCAGAAGCATCATATACTAGCTGTGCTTTGCCCTAAAAAAGTACAAAATCAAACCAAAGAGAGTAAATTGAACAAATTATTGCACAGCAGATACATGATGACAAATTAAAtcttaacaaaaaataaataaataaataaatctccaTAAACATTAATTTCAAGACTCTTTTTGTCCAGACACTCACTAAGAAAAATGTCAATTTCATACTTAATATGTAAGCAAAACACCTAAAGGCTCTTTGGCCAGTTGTCTGTCATCATCCGTGTCAGCCTGTGAAAGTTGAAGAAGGGCTGTTCCCTGGTCTTCCTCTTTCAATATCAGAAAGCACGACTCTTCCACTAAAACCCTGAAGACTTTTGGTTGTTGTGCAGCACAGAGGTCTTCTGTGATCCACGGCTCCTTCATGAGAGAAGGGTACAAACAAATGGGAAGAAATATGTGAAGTGTATTTAACAATACTTTGTGTTGTAGTCAGGATGCAGCACAGCATGTATAATAAAGTCTTGAAATTCTGTTTTTCTCATGTTTATATATTGGAGACATAAATCATACCCTGTCACTAATGAAATTAATCAATtatattcagtttaattttttttttaaaaaaaggcaaGCAATTCACatggcttttcacactgcacttaACCCTGGGTTATCGTCATCCACTTTTAACCGTGGGTAAAAGAGCCTTCCATGGTTGTATATTTATGTGCTTTTGACAGTCACAGAAACACTGTGCATTGTATATAAATAGTAAATTCAGCAttggaaagaaaaaacaaaacaaaacaaatgctgacagaaaatgCAACAACTGCAGTGTAGAAAATACTGTTTAATTCTTTTATAGTCTGAAATGTCCATTCAGGATAAACTTGATAGTGAAGTTGGCTATATGTAATGAGGATGTGCAATGCctgagtattcatgtaaacatattgggccctattttaacgatctaaacgcaaagtgtaaagcgcacggcgcaggtgcactcagggcgtgtccaaatccacttttgctattttaacgacggaaaaacggtccgtgcgccggggcgcatttttgaaatgggttgtccctattctcttaatgagtaatgggcgtaacgttcaataaaccaatcagagtgtcatctcccattccctttaagagcgagatgcgctcgcgccatggcggattgctatttacatggcagaatttgttggcgatgagtcagttaatatatatgtgtgtgtaatggcacgattgttcaattaattagccaatttcgttcatcattataagtagtaataggctgaattgaaaataggtagcctaattctaatacacgcaatgactattcatcattacatttttatatttatgtagcctacacaataatattcttttacactgtaatccttttgtttttaatatttggcatgtttgtgtgatgcgcatccctgtgtgtaataagcaaagtcaacgcgcactgtggacgcgcccagaggcgcagtttctaccaacgcgctctaacaaaaaaatattgcgccattgactttagactttagaccaggtttgagttggtctatggcgcagtctattttcagctccttaaaatagcaatgtgccggcaatgcgcctgaacacacctcttttttagaccagcacgcccatgggcgcactaactggcgcaaatgcatttactaatttaaggacgtggcgctgaacgggaaaacgcgaacggcgccagacgcaaactagcaaacacacttgcgctgcgccctgcatcgcattgcgccgggtgtattatagggccctttGTGTGCTTTGTTCATCCAATCAGTGACACTggaaatatgcaaataaggatAACTCAGGGTTTAGtaatgtacagtgtgaaacgctGCGTATGAATACTCAgaattaattgttaaccccagGTAAATGATGatcagtgtgaaacatgaatcaggataacccaggattctgtTTACCTGGGGTTTACAAtcacccagggttaactatttcaagtatGAAAATCccttatgtttgttttttattcttatGAAAAGAAACGTTCATACAAAACATTTAACTTTCCCTTCTTTTTCTTACCATTACATGAAGATCCCACAGTCAACCGTTGTGGAACATTCTAAAACAATAGAATATTATTAAGTTATTACTGAAAAGATTTGACAGATATAACAACACACCATCTGTATAAGTagcttatatgtttatgaaagtCTTATGAAACTAACCTTGTTTTTGTTCAGCTTCCATTGCCCTGGGGTGATTCTGCTAATTTACTGCAACaaaatcaaaaactttaatgtaGCCATAAAAATTGCATAAAAGAGACACATTTCATTAGTTCTATAGTCAAAATTAGTACTTAATGCATtgcaaaa
This genomic stretch from Megalobrama amblycephala isolate DHTTF-2021 linkage group LG2, ASM1881202v1, whole genome shotgun sequence harbors:
- the LOC125262663 gene encoding DLA class I histocompatibility antigen, A9/A9 alpha chain-like, which codes for MKSSVLLLLVGISLAFAGKHSLKYFYTSVSGDNNFTATGLVDDIQFMYFDINTKKASPKTEWVREIEESDYWDSQTHSLIEQHHWILNNIWTESAGEHTYQITYGCEWKDETGKTNAFHQYGYDGEDFLFLDLKRDEWISPMKQGFKTQERCNNETIRLVHWKYYLEIDCIETLKKLLTIGKSSLEKTVSPQVSLLQKNSSSPVLCHVTHFYPSDITITWMRNGQELYKNVKVGKVLPNEDSTFQKTVILQTEADEWRKNEFSCVVKHQSKTFRKTLTEKEIRTNYETSALVGIIVAFVSVVIESLLLSMLLSVFLLITAVLQLLVYQWILNSAGGDESLDDDDILSLTSSDPAVSALLAASPREQEMAVEEEGGEPAGSSKPPCPTAHVAAGQAGAALHTMAVLQAYQADLLKDLDQGQGLSPEAVE